The nucleotide window GGGATTTTGGCTCTTTGGTTAATGATCAGGTTGTTGATGGAAATTGGGAATCTTCTGAGGAATTAGCTAAGACTTGGCAAGGTCGTAATAGTTTTAGTTATGGGAGAAAAGATAAGGGACAAGCTAGACCGGAAATTCTGGCTCAATTGTTAAAAACCAGTGAAAGAATTGTACAGGAAATTGATTCTGTTGAGTATGGGTTGACGGATATTCAAGAGTATTATGGCAATACGGGAGGCTTAAAACTGGCGGCAGAAAAACAAAGCGGAAAACGAGTAACGGCTAATTTTGTTGAAAGTTTTTCTAAAGATACTACCCCAAGAAAATTAGAAGAGTTATTAAGGTTAGAATATCGCAGCAAATTGTTAAACCCTAAATGGGGTCAAGCTATGGCTAATCAAGGCTCTGGGGGGGCTTACGAAATTTCTCAACGCATGACGGCTTTAATTGGTTGGGGAGGTACTGCTAATTTTACTGATAGTTGGGTTTATGATCAAGCCGCAGATACCTATGCTTTAGATGCTGAAATGGCCGCCAAATTACGTAAAGCTAACCCTGAAGCCTTCCGTAATATTGTCGGGCGTATGATAGAAGCTCATGGGCGTGGTTTTTGGAATGCTGATGAGGAAAAATTACAGAAGTTACAGGAGTTATATGAGTTAACTGAAGATCAACTCGAAGGCATTAATAATTAATTGATAATTGATAATTGATAATTGATAATTAATTAAATCGGGTTAAAGCCTCGCCATAATAATTAATAATTATTTGTTATTAATTCCATTATCCATTATCCATTATCCATTATCCATTATCCATTATCCATTATCCATTGTCCATTATCCATTGTCCATTATCCATTATCCATTATCCATTATCCATTGTCCATTATCCATTGTCCATTATCCATTATCCATTATCCATTATCCATTATCCATTATCCATTGTCCATTATCCATTGTCCATTATCCATTGTCCATTATCCATTGTCCATTATCCAACTAGCTGTAACTCTCGATAATTTTTTAAGGCTTGTTCAAAAGCAATTTTTCCCAGATTTTGCTGTATATAAGAGAGTTGATTACTCTCAGGGCTTTGAGAATGTAAGAGTTGACACTGAATCTCCCTAGTCAGTAATTGCAAGAATTTATTCTGTGATAAAGAGATCTGTTGCTTATTTCGTAAATCATGCAAAAAATGACTGAGAAGATGCAGCAACAAAGGATGATTATTGATGGACACTAAACAATATTCTTCGATCGTTGTTAGTAATAAAGCATTACGTAAAGACGTATCTTCAACACACAAGGCAATTTTATTTTGTGAACCTCGAAGATAAGGATCAACTCTTAAAATCTGTTCGATCATTCCTTCAAAGGTCTTGATCATGATTTTTTGATGCTCTGGGGATGCTTTGAGCCAATGCCGCACCAGAGAATATTTCATCATGGCTGTCCCAAAACGGTTGAACAGATGACGATAAGCTTGTTCGGGAGTTACTCCTAAATAATGATTTTGTAAAATTCGATATCGATTATTAATTCCTTGGACAGCACTGGCCAACTCCTCTTGACTCAGATTCTCGATCTGATCGGTGTTTTCTCCTAGTAACCAGCGTATTACACCCCGTCGCTGAGTGCTGTTGAGTTTGCATTGTTCCAACAAACAAGATTCCCAAAAAGTTTTAAGTTGTTTGGCTACCTTACCCATCTGATTTTACTCTCCCTGTTCTCTATTTAAAAAGTAGAGCAATTTTGTTACAATAGCTATTTGGAACAAATTCTCTGAATTAATAACACAGTAAAGATAAGGAAGAAAACTACAACCCGAAAGGCTAGTTTTTCTTTCCTGACTTAAATTTTCATTTCATCCTATTTCAGTGTGCCGTGAAACCTCTTGATGAACAATAGAAGTTTAGGATCTTAAGCACTAACTTAAGACTGTCTCAGTCTCTATTGACAAAAGTCATCAAACATTATAAGCAAACTGGACGGTTAAGTCAGGGTTTGCTCTTATCCAGTTCGACAGTCTATAGGATTAAATTGGTTGAAAGAGTTATTAACTTATAATCCTAGGATTGCTTCTCGCTAATTATCAATTAACAGGGTTCAAATTTTCGATAACTTTGAATAGGCTAAAACTTATTAAAATAATTTAGTTAACTTAATTTTTTTACATCAAAAAAAAACTAGAGCAAGTTTTCCAGCATAATGAGTATGGCACAATCCCAACCCCCAAAACGACGGCGTAGACGAGGCGTAATTCTCACAGTTCAAGGATTGGAAAAAACCCTTGAACAAACTTTAGATTTAGCTCATCGTCATCACCTTCATTGGTCAAGGGAACAAGTCGAAAAATTACTCTCTTTTGTGGGCGGAAATCCTTATTTAATTCGCTTGGCTTTATATAATATCTGGCATGAAGATATAACTTTACAAGAATTGTTGACTATTTCTCCTCTCTCAGAAGACAATATTTATCGCAATCATTTAACTCGCCAACTGTTAACCCTACAACAGCAAAATGAAGGATTAGCCGAAGCTTTTGCTAAAGTGGTGATGTCTCCTAACCCTGTAGAGTTAGAGTTAATAAAAGCTTTTCAGCTACAGAGTTTAGGGTTAGTTCGGTTTTACCCCCAAGGCAATACAGTTCATTCTAGTTGTGAGTTATATACTCGCTATTTTCAAGCTTATTTTGCTGATAAAAATAAAAGTTAATTGTATTTATGTCTAACGATTTATCTACCCTAATTTATCGATATCCTCCCCTAATTCCAGGCAGACTCCACCGACGATATAAACGCTTTTTAGCTGATATTGAATTGTTATCGGGGGAAATTGTGACCGCCCATTGTCCTAATACCGGCCCGATGATCGGTGTATCTACTCCGGGAAGTAAAGTTTATATTAGTCAAAGTAATAACCCTTCCCGAAAATTAGCTTATACTTGGGAAATGATTGAAGTCGATGGGACTTGGGTCGGCATTAATACGGCATTACCTAATCAAGTGATTAAATTGGCCTTGACACAACATTTATTTTCTCAATTGGTAGGGCATTATACCCAAATTCGCCCCGAAGTCCCTTATGGTAAAGAGAACAAAAGCCGCATAGATTTTTTACTCACCGATGAAGAGGCTTTATCCTCGATCTATTTAGAAGTGAAAAACACCACCCTAGCAGAAAACAAAATGGCTATGTTTCCTGATACAGTCACTACAAGGGGACAAAAACACTTACGGGAAATGATGGCTCTATTGCCCACTTCTAAAGCCATAATGTTGTATTTTATTAATCGCAGTGATTGTAAACTCTTTACCAGTGGCGATCGCTATGATCCGGTCTATGGTCAACTGTTACGAGAAGCCGTAGCGACAGGAGTCCAAGTATTACCCTGTTGTTTTGACGTGAGTCCTGAAGGAATTCGCTATATTGGATTAGCAAAATACACCCATTAGGGTCGAATTAATAATTTTATACCTTAACACCAGTGGAACTAAAACAAGTTATTATTGCCCATAAAGCCGGTGATCCCCAAAGTAAAATTTGGGCAGAAAAATGTGCTAAACAGTTGGAAGCTCGACAATGTAAGGTCTTGATGGGGCCGAGTGGGTTTAAAGATAATCCCTATCCGGTTTTTCTGGCTTCTACTACCTCAAATATTGATTTAGCGGTGGTTTTGGGGGGAGATGGCACGATTTTAGCCGCCGCACGACATCTGGCCGCCGAAGGTATCCCCATCTTAGCGGTTAATGTGGGAGGACATCTAGGGTTTCTCACTGAACCGTTTGAATGGTTTCAAGATACGGAACAAGTCTGGGATCGCTTATTTAACGATCATTATGCGGTAGAACTACGCATGATGTTAGAAGCTCGTCTATATGAGGGAAAACGCTTAGAACCTAACCCTGTCAGCGATCATTTCTATTGTCTTAATGAAATGTGCGTCAAACCCGCTAGTATTGACCGAATGCCCACCAGTTTTTTAGAAATGGAGGTCGATGGGGAAATTGTCGATCAATATCAGGGAGATGGGTTACTGGTTTCTACTCCCACCGGGTCAACCTGTTACACGGCCTCAGCTAATGGCCCCATTATCCATCCTGGCATGGAAGCGATCGCGGTTACTCCCATATGTCCCTTAAGTCTTTCGAGTCGTCCGATCGTTATTCCCCCCGGTTCTCTCGTCAATATCTGGCCGTTGGGAGATTACGAACTTAATACTAAACTCTGGACAGATGGGGTTTTAGCCTCCTCTATTTGGCCCGGACAATGGGTAGGTGTCAGAAAGGCTGATTTTAACGCTAAATTTATTATTCTGCGAGAAACTTATTCGTTTTATCAGACGATTCGAGAAAAGTTACAATGGGCAGGAACGAGAATTCATTATGATAATAACCATCGACAATAGTCAATTTCCTGAGTTAAGGGCTGTGTTTAGCCGGGTTCTACCCCTGTTCTTGGAGTAAATGATCCGGAATGGTTTCGGGGACAACCCAATAGTAAATCTTGCTGTTCCCATTCACTTCTACCACTTTTTCCGGTTTCCAATCTCCCATATTAAAAGCATGAGAGACAATACGAGTACCGGGTTTAAGTTCTGTTAATAATTTAGGCCGAAGGCGCAAATTTACGGTAGATAGAAGATAAAGAGTCACCACCGTAGCCTCACTGATATCCGTCTGGAATAAGTCTTGCTCAATAAATTGGACGCGATCGCTAACTCCGGCTTTTTTGGCGTTTTCTGTGGCTTCTTGTACCAGTTTAGGGTCAATTTCTACCCCTACCCCTCGCGCCCCGTAAAGTTGAGCCGCCTTAATGGGAATTCGTCCATCGCCACTGCCAAGATCGTACAAAATATCATTCTCACTCACTTGGGCAATTCGTAACATTTCTTGCACCACTGCCTCAGAGGTGGGAACATAAGGAACATCACGACGGATAATTTGAGATTGAACCGTAGCCCCTGGTTCTGGAGTTTCAGTCTCAACTAGGTCTGGTTGAGAACATCCCGCTAAATTTAAACTTAGGAAACTGATTCCGGTCGCTAGACACAGCCATAAGGGGGTCAGTCGTCTCACCATTATTTCTCCTTAATTTTAGGATAGAGGTTTTCTCTTTTTCTGTAACTGAAGACTAGGGAGAAAATTGTTTTTTTTTAGATGAATTAAAAAGACTTATAATTGCTTGACTTGTCTGAAATTACTTTGTATTTGTTGAGTGTATCAGAAAGTTTTTTCAGTGGCAATCGTGTTTCTTGATCGGAAAATAATCTAAACTCTGGCTGTTCACTCGATTCATAAGAGGGGTTTACTGATAAACAGTGTAAAAATTTAACCCCTCCCGTACTATACCTCCCTAATAAAGCTTGATTTTATCTTTTACTGGGGAGACGCTTCAGGAGACGCTTCAGGAGATGCTTCACCTTCGGGGGCAGTCGTATCACCGGCAGGGGGAACAACTTCACCTTCAGGGGCAGTCATATCATCAGTAGGAGGAGCAGCATCTCCACCCGGAGCGGTTGTATCCCCACCCGGAGCGGTTGTATCCCCACCAGGAGGAACAGCATCCCCACTCGGAGCGGTTGTATCTCCAGCCGGAGGCTCTCCATCCCCACCGGGAGCAGTGGTATCACCTCCACCCCCGTTACAGCTTACCAATAACCAAGAAAAAGCCAAAATTAGTAATGCTTTTGTCACTTTCATAAATTTAAAGTTACCAAAGAGAAAAAATGGATTGAGCAATATACTAAGTGATTTTTCTCAATCCCGTCAATTAGATTTTAACTTTGTTTTGTTTTTCACAATCAACTTTTAGGATGATTTTTAAAAGTTATAAATGACCTTTGTTAAGATAAACAAAGTAAATCTAAATAATTAAAAAAAAATGCAAACCACTGTCTTAGGAAAAAACGGCCCTCAAGTAACCGCTCTCGGAATTGGAACTTGGGCGTGGGGAGATAAATTATTTTGGAACTATGGCCAAGAGTTTGGCGCAACAGAAGTAGAACAAGCGTTTAAAGCAACCATAGAAGCCGGAATTACCTTTTTTGACACCGCAGAAGTCTATGGCTTGGGAAAGTCCGAAACCTTACTAGGACAGTTTATGAAAAAAATCCCTCATCCGATAGATATTGCCACCAAGTATGGTCCGGCTCCTTGGCGTTTTGGGGCAGATGCGGTTCATGATGCTCTGACAAATAGTCTCAAGCGTTTACAACTTGATAAAGTAACCTTATATCAAGTGCATTGGCCATTTACCTTTTTTATGAGCCAAGAAACCTTGATGAATGCTCTAGCCTCAGAAGTAGAACGAGGTAGAATAAGCTGTATTGGGGTGAGCAACTATTCAGCCGAGCAAATGCGCCAGGCTCATGAAATTTTAGCTAAACGGAGCATTCCTCTAGCGGTAAACCAGGTGCAATATTCTCTGCTTTATCGCAAAATAGAAACTCAGGGAATCATGGCAACGGCCAAAGACTTAGGCATAACCCTTTTAGCTTATAGTCCTCTAGCCCAAGGATTACTGACCGGCAAATATACCCCAGAAACCGCCAATCGCCCAGATGGGGCCCGTCGCTTTGACTCTCGTTTTAGCACTCAAGGATTAGAAAAAATTGCCCCGGTGTTAAATTTTTTAGGGGAATTAGGGAATAACTATAATAAGACCCCGGCTCAAGTCGCCCTCAATTGGCTTATTCAACAGGGAAATGTCATCCCTATTCCAGGGGCTAAAAATGCCAGCCAAGCCACCCAAAATGCCGGGGCTTTAGGATGGAGTCTATCCCCAGACGATGTCATGAAATTAGAACAACTCAGTCGGCCTTGGTTGTAAATTTCTTTGTTCCCAGTATAACCATAACAAAACTATACACTCAGGACAATTTGGCCGAAAAAAAGCTACAATAGTCAGATACTTTTGTACTATGAAGCTAGTCATTGAGTTTGTCGCCGGCTCAAAGCGAGGGATGTACCCAAAAAGCTTACGAATGACGAAGGACAAATAATGAATGACTAATAATTAAACAAAAAACCTCCTACAAACAGCGTGAGACGTTAATGGCTACCATTACCAACAATCCCGATAAAGAAAAAGCTTTAAACTTAGTCCTTAATCAAATAGAACGGAGCTTCGGTAAAGGCTCGATCATGCGCTTAGGGGATGCAGCCCGAATGCGAGTGGAAACCATTCCCAGTGGTGCATTAACCCTTGATTTGGCTTTAGGGGGAGGTTTACCCAAAGGCCGGGTGATTGAAATCTATGGCCCTGAAAGTTCGGGGAAAACAACCCTAGCCCTTCATGCGATCGCCGAGGTGCAAAAAGCTGGCGGAGTAGCCGCCTTTGTGGATGCAGAACACGCCCTAGATCCGACCTATTCAGAAGTGTTAGGGGTTGATATTCATAACCTTTTGGTGGCTCAACCCGATACGGGAGAATCAGCCCTAGAAATCGTCGATCAATTAGTGCGATCGGCGGCGGTGGATATCGTGGTAGTAGACTCTGTAGCCGCCCTAGTCCCCCGCGCAGAAATTGAGGGGGAAATGGGAGATAATCAAGTCGGGTTACAAGCTCGTTTGATGAGTAAAGCCCTCAGAAAAATTGCGGGAAACATCGGTAAATCGGGCTGTGTGGTCATTTTCCTGAACCAATTACGGCAAAAAATCGGTGTTACCTACGGCAGTCCAGAAGTCACCACCGGGGGAACAGCCTTAAAATTTTATGCTTCGGTGCGCTTAGATATTCGTCGGATTCAAACCCTCAAAAAAGGCAGTGAGGGAGAATATGGAATTCGAGCTAAGGTAAAAGTGGCTAAAAATAAGGTCGCGCCTCCGTTTAGAATTGCTGAATTTGACATTATTTTCGGCAAGGGAATTTCTCAGATGGGCTGTATGATCGACATGGCCGAACATACGGATGTCATCACCCGTAAAGGGGCATGGTATAGCTATAATGGCGAAAATATTGCCCAAGGGCGAGACAACGCCGTGAAATATTTAGAAGAAAATTTGGACGTTGCTGCCATTATTGAAAAACAAGTGCGGGAAAAACTCGATATTGCTTCTCTCTCTTTTGCTGGTTCTGGTAACGATGATGAGGAGGAATTTGAAGCAGTTGAAGCCGAAGAATAAAAAATCCTAAAAAACTCGGCAGAAAACCCCGCCAGAGATTGGCGGGGATAAAAGCCTCCTTTTTGGAAACGGGAATTATGGAAAAAATAATTATTGAAAACTTTGGCCCTATCTCTTATTTTGAGGCTGAGGTCAAAGATATTATGATTTTTATTGGCCCTCAAGCCAGTGGTAAAAGTACGATCGCTAAGTTAATCTGGTTTTTTAAGTCTGTTAAAAATTTTCTAATTGAATTAATTAATAATGTTGTTAAGCAATCAGAATTGTATACTCCTAATGGGTTAATTGAAGAATTTAAAATGTTTTTAGATAGCAACTTAAAGGCTACTTTCGAGGAAATTTCCAATAATCGTACCTTTCAAATTACCTATTACTATTCAGAACATAAAAGTATAAAAATTATTTTACCTAAAGAAAAAAGGTTTTCAGAAAACGTACAAAAATTTGCTTTCCAATTTACTTGGACTCAAAATATTACGACAGAATTAGATAAAATATTTATCGAAGTGGTCAACTATAAGCAAAATTTCTACCAAAGTCTAAGTGATAAACTTAGATTAAACTCCGAAAAGCAGAATTTTTTAACGGTATTAACAAAACATATCAATAAGTTTTTTGGTAATGATCAAGCACCTATATTTATTCCAGCAGCAAGAAGTTTATTATCCTTTTTAAAACTTACTAATTTAAATTTTGATTCTTTTAATATTAATATATTGGATCAAGGTTTTATAGGAATGACTGAAATTATTAAACCAGAATTTCAAAATGATTTAAGAGAGATAATAGACATAATTAAAGGGAATAAACAACTGAATGAGCATGGAAATAATTTTGAAGAAGCTGAAATAGCTATAGAAATAATTAATAAAATATTAAAAGGTAAATATAAAGTGGTTGACGAAGAGGAGAGATTATATTTTAATGCTCAAAACTATGTTAAATTAAAATATGCTTCATCAGGACAACAAGAGGCTTTATGGATTGTATTACTTATCTTTAAATTTATTTTAGACGAAGAAAATGTTTTTACTGTCTTTGAAGAACCAGAAGCGCATTTATACCCAGAAGCACAAAACGAAATGGTTAAATTAATGGCTTTATTAGCTAATGTTAACCAGAATCAAATTATTATAACGACCCATAGCCCTTATATTCTTTCTGCTTTTAATAACTTATTATATGCTCACCAAATAGGACAAGATAAACCCGATGAAGTTTCTCAACTGGTAAACCCTAAATTGTGGCTTGATGTAAATCGTACTTCAGCATATTTTATAGATGGGGATAGTTATGAATCGATTATAGATCCTGACCTCAATTTAATTCAAGCTGAAAAGATAGATAGTGCCTCTCGAATTATTAACGAGACTTTCGATCAATTATTTGATTTAGATAATTAAGTAACGATGGATATTGACTATTTTGAACAGCATCAATGTACAGAATTTTGTGATAATAGGAAAGAAATCGTTGCTAGAGATAAAGGAGAAAAACGAGAATATAGGATAATTAACAAAGACTCAAAGAAATTTTGTAAAGTTAGGGTAGATGGATGTTTGCTTACTGAAGGGGAGAAATGTGATTATTTAATTTTAAATTGTACTGATTTATTGGCTATATTGGTCGAACTTAAAGGGAGTGATACACTCAAAGCCCTTGGACAAATTGATACTTCTATTACTAAATGTCAGAACTATTTGTTAGATTTTACGATTTATGCTCGAATAGTAACCAGTAAAGTTAATACTCCTGATTTAAGAAGTACAAAAGCAATTAGTCTCAAAAAACGATTAAAGAAACTAAATAAGTCTGAAGATAAATCCGAAGAGTATTTAATGATTCGTAGTCAGAAATTTGAAGAAAAATTTTAAGTAAGTAGGTGGCCATAATTAAGCATAAAATAAATTTTGTTCGTAGTAGTTGCTCTAGCCCTCCCCTGCCAAGGTTTAGCATAACTTTTAATTATTTTTCTATTGTTCGTTTATTTATGCCCACCTACTTATATAGCCATAAAACTAAAATAAATTAAGTTCATAATTGGAAATTAGCCCTCTGGGAATGCGCTGAAGCGCAACTACAAACTTTTTTTAGAAAAGAAAGCCCGAATATTAAAACGAGACAATAGATTAACGAAGTGTTGTGTACTAAAAGAAAACAGTAATAAGACAGGAATAATTTCTAATCGTCCCATCCACATAAAAATAATCAGGGTTAACTTTCCTATAAAAGGTAAATTAGGATGAGTAATACCCGTCGATAACCCCACACTTCCCAAAGCTGAAGCCGCCTCAAAAATCACATCACTTAACACATATCTAGGTAAAACTATTTCACTTAAAATCAAAACCCCGACAAATAACATCGTCAACCACAAAATAAAAATAACCGCCGCCCCTTCCACTCGACGGATAGCTTCTACTTCTGTCACAACCTCATCATTAAGTTTATAA belongs to Gloeothece citriformis PCC 7424 and includes:
- a CDS encoding AAA-like domain-containing protein, translated to MSMAQSQPPKRRRRRGVILTVQGLEKTLEQTLDLAHRHHLHWSREQVEKLLSFVGGNPYLIRLALYNIWHEDITLQELLTISPLSEDNIYRNHLTRQLLTLQQQNEGLAEAFAKVVMSPNPVELELIKAFQLQSLGLVRFYPQGNTVHSSCELYTRYFQAYFADKNKS
- the sfsA gene encoding DNA/RNA nuclease SfsA, which produces MSNDLSTLIYRYPPLIPGRLHRRYKRFLADIELLSGEIVTAHCPNTGPMIGVSTPGSKVYISQSNNPSRKLAYTWEMIEVDGTWVGINTALPNQVIKLALTQHLFSQLVGHYTQIRPEVPYGKENKSRIDFLLTDEEALSSIYLEVKNTTLAENKMAMFPDTVTTRGQKHLREMMALLPTSKAIMLYFINRSDCKLFTSGDRYDPVYGQLLREAVATGVQVLPCCFDVSPEGIRYIGLAKYTH
- a CDS encoding NAD(+) kinase, with protein sequence MELKQVIIAHKAGDPQSKIWAEKCAKQLEARQCKVLMGPSGFKDNPYPVFLASTTSNIDLAVVLGGDGTILAAARHLAAEGIPILAVNVGGHLGFLTEPFEWFQDTEQVWDRLFNDHYAVELRMMLEARLYEGKRLEPNPVSDHFYCLNEMCVKPASIDRMPTSFLEMEVDGEIVDQYQGDGLLVSTPTGSTCYTASANGPIIHPGMEAIAVTPICPLSLSSRPIVIPPGSLVNIWPLGDYELNTKLWTDGVLASSIWPGQWVGVRKADFNAKFIILRETYSFYQTIREKLQWAGTRIHYDNNHRQ
- a CDS encoding SAM-dependent methyltransferase — its product is MVRRLTPLWLCLATGISFLSLNLAGCSQPDLVETETPEPGATVQSQIIRRDVPYVPTSEAVVQEMLRIAQVSENDILYDLGSGDGRIPIKAAQLYGARGVGVEIDPKLVQEATENAKKAGVSDRVQFIEQDLFQTDISEATVVTLYLLSTVNLRLRPKLLTELKPGTRIVSHAFNMGDWKPEKVVEVNGNSKIYYWVVPETIPDHLLQEQG
- a CDS encoding aldo/keto reductase, with amino-acid sequence MQTTVLGKNGPQVTALGIGTWAWGDKLFWNYGQEFGATEVEQAFKATIEAGITFFDTAEVYGLGKSETLLGQFMKKIPHPIDIATKYGPAPWRFGADAVHDALTNSLKRLQLDKVTLYQVHWPFTFFMSQETLMNALASEVERGRISCIGVSNYSAEQMRQAHEILAKRSIPLAVNQVQYSLLYRKIETQGIMATAKDLGITLLAYSPLAQGLLTGKYTPETANRPDGARRFDSRFSTQGLEKIAPVLNFLGELGNNYNKTPAQVALNWLIQQGNVIPIPGAKNASQATQNAGALGWSLSPDDVMKLEQLSRPWL
- the recA gene encoding recombinase RecA encodes the protein MATITNNPDKEKALNLVLNQIERSFGKGSIMRLGDAARMRVETIPSGALTLDLALGGGLPKGRVIEIYGPESSGKTTLALHAIAEVQKAGGVAAFVDAEHALDPTYSEVLGVDIHNLLVAQPDTGESALEIVDQLVRSAAVDIVVVDSVAALVPRAEIEGEMGDNQVGLQARLMSKALRKIAGNIGKSGCVVIFLNQLRQKIGVTYGSPEVTTGGTALKFYASVRLDIRRIQTLKKGSEGEYGIRAKVKVAKNKVAPPFRIAEFDIIFGKGISQMGCMIDMAEHTDVITRKGAWYSYNGENIAQGRDNAVKYLEENLDVAAIIEKQVREKLDIASLSFAGSGNDDEEEFEAVEAEE
- a CDS encoding AAA family ATPase, translated to MEKIIIENFGPISYFEAEVKDIMIFIGPQASGKSTIAKLIWFFKSVKNFLIELINNVVKQSELYTPNGLIEEFKMFLDSNLKATFEEISNNRTFQITYYYSEHKSIKIILPKEKRFSENVQKFAFQFTWTQNITTELDKIFIEVVNYKQNFYQSLSDKLRLNSEKQNFLTVLTKHINKFFGNDQAPIFIPAARSLLSFLKLTNLNFDSFNINILDQGFIGMTEIIKPEFQNDLREIIDIIKGNKQLNEHGNNFEEAEIAIEIINKILKGKYKVVDEEERLYFNAQNYVKLKYASSGQQEALWIVLLIFKFILDEENVFTVFEEPEAHLYPEAQNEMVKLMALLANVNQNQIIITTHSPYILSAFNNLLYAHQIGQDKPDEVSQLVNPKLWLDVNRTSAYFIDGDSYESIIDPDLNLIQAEKIDSASRIINETFDQLFDLDN